The genome window AGTATGAACACTATTCAGGTTTTTTTTCACAAATCAAACTCAAATAAAAGGGACAGTAGAAGGGACCAAATTATGAGAACTAACTAGAGGTGCAGATTTTATAGAACAAGAAATGACAGAAACTGCTATGGTATATATTTCTTCCAATTCAAGCATCTGAAGTCGTTTCGTACTTTAAAAGGTGGTTAGCCTATTTGTATTGGTACAGAAACCGGATGAAAAAATTTTGTCTTCTCGATTTGgatttgagatttcttcaaataTTGGAAAGTGACGCCATATTAAGAGCTAGTTGATTAGTGAAGATATGAtgcaaacaaaataagaaagatgAATAACCAAACCATAAACAACTCCATAACATGGAAAAACTAACACTTTTTTTTCTGTTACACAATCTAATAGATGGATATTTGTTTGTACAAGTAAGAAGTAAACAACAAAAACGAATGCCATCACTTGGACACATACAGGCAATGGGTGGAATGCTGCAGCCAGTCGCCTAAGCTCATACTTAGGAGGCCACTTCACCCTCTTGCTTGATTTTCTGCAGCAAATCAAGAAATGCTCAGGAAACCTTATGGGCTACAAAAACCAAAGAACCAATTTGAATGTAGTGATGGCAAAATTGGTTTTACAATCTCATGAGGGAAATTGTTATTAACAGTCCAAAAAGGTCATCTGACACACCTCTTTCCTTTATTTTGTAATTAGTGACAAGAACAGATGTTAAATATTCAGCGTACTCCTCAGCACCAACCATCGTAATCTGTAAACTTGAGGCTTCtcactgtgtgtgtgtgtgtgtgttggagATAAGTGTTGGTTTTATCTCCAGAAGATGAAGAACCGTTAAACAAGAGCGTCCAAAATGACTCAAAACCAAAATGTATTTATGTGATCAGTATAACCGCAGTTTCCTATCGATCAATACGTTATAACAGCAGTTTAACAAAGCCAAGAGAAGTAGAATCTGGCACTATCATATAGGAATGCCTATCATAATAAGGAGCAAGGCTTCCATGAAAGTTTACACATGTGGAGAGGTGCAAGATAGATTAAGGGTTATTGTGCCAATTCacacattaaaaaaagaaagagaaaaagaaaaagaacagtTCAGCTAAAGTCCACCTCTGTTTATCTAGAAGCAAGAAATGTGCATAAGTTATATTAGAAAAAGGAATGAACTTACATCATGGAGATGAAACCATCTAAGGCATTGTTCTTCTTGGCTCTCCCCTATGAAATCAcccaattttattattaaaaacaagAGCTCACAGACGAGTAAAAAGCTTGTCGaccaaagaaaaagacaagTAAAAAAAACTTGGGCCTTGTTTGGTTTCCTTCTCGgatccaattttttgttttcacaaATGATGAATGTAGCTAAATTCCTTCATACTCATTAgtctcaaaacaaaaaattggctTCGATTGATAAAAGGTATCTActccttaatgaacagtaatcgccttttgcatctccacccctacactGAATAGTCCTGGCAAttgacaataaaatattattattaatattattatttataattaatattatattatttactttgtataaattaatattatattattaatttatcttttccTTTTGATCTTCCCGAAACTTCtaccatttttctttcttcttccttcccacttcttccttcccgAAATTTTCTTCCTTGCACTGCAAATTTATGTTTTACAACTCCAAATTTGATTTCGTTTTTTCTTACAAATTTCTAGAGAAGAGCACTGCAAGGtaattgacttttgggtttaccgcagattttgatattttgtgtgATTTCTGTTTCGTTTTTCCAGAATCCGGCGAGCTCCGTGACCAATCCCGACCAAGCTCGACCACGGTTGTTACTTACAGTGGTAAAATCTTGTTCCTTTTCATTTTAGCATCATTTTTGTgcttaaattacaatttttaatgGAGTTTTAAGTCGAGATCAGAATCGGGATGAATCCCTACCAAATATTCCGGTGTTCTCCCTTGAGGGTTCCGGTGACCCATGTTTTAAATCGTGGCTGACGTCGCCCAGACGTCAGCCTTGCATCATGTCGCCTTCGGGCTCTCGAGCTAGCAACTCGTGCCAGGCCTGTCCCTCGGGCTGCCACACGCTGGACCAAATCCGTCAGGCTCTCTGGCCCTGTTCACcccctgtcccccgagcaagaGCTCCCGCTGGAGCTGCTCTTAGTGGAAAAGTATGCAAACGGTAGAGTGATTCTAATTGGAGTCAAGTTTAAGAAATGAGCCTTTTAAGGACAGCTCATTCATTGAGATTTAAGGAAAGTTTGGAGGCAAGAAAAATGTTAATTGAAATCAAATTGTAATCTGCTTAAGATTATAATACCCGTTACAGATTGTTTTTCCTTCTTCGTTAGTTGGAATCAAATTGTGCTATATTGTATTTAATCAATGAAAAATGTTAATTTCACACTTCAAGCCTCTGGATCTCAATATGAATCTAAAATTTGCTTAAGACAATGGTGGGAAAATGTATTCAACGTTTTATGTTCGTATGCAATAGTAAACTGCACAATCACTATATCAGCCACTCAAACTTCACAAGTCTACATTTCTGTAAGAATCTAAAGGATAAATTGATATTGCATAATCTGCTATTCACTtcctaaactctctctctctctctctctctctctctctctctctctctctcataatgTATCACGCAGATGTGTATGTATATTCCTATACCCTGATTTCTCCAGTTACAGAAATtacatttattttttgtctgCAGAAACAACTCTGGTCTTCCGTGGAAGTCATATGAACAACCACAGCCCGCAGTAGCCGGCCAGGCCACACCATCTTCGTCTACAATTAGTTGAGTAAATTCCACATTCATCGTCTGTTAAACATCTGTGGTCACTACAATCATCTGGGACGTGGCAAGCACTCTCAACTTGTTCTCCGCCACATTCCCACGAATTCATTGTTGTAGGAGGACATACTTGCACACACATCGCGCTTGCTTTCCGGTCTGCACAAATTAAAACGTCACGACCAATATGAATTAGCAGGTAATGGTATACTGCACTGACCTCAAAGTATCAAATGCagctaaaaattgaaaaacaaaaaaaccaatgGTTGTTTTCTCGCTAGTTGCACAGTGAAAGGGAAAAACAACTCTTACGTCTCAGCAAGGAAGAAACTATGCTGATGGTCTTCCAACTGCGTAGTTGTGACATCTCTGATGTTAGCAAAACCTCGTTCCACTTTGGTGTATAGGTTCAGAGAATTTAGAATTGACTCCCCCACTTCAATATACCATGGACCtgataaaagaaacaaaacgacaCAAAAAATCAGAAAAGTTGTCACTTAGGGCCCAGAAATGTCTGAATTCTTACAAAATATCACCTGAACTTTTAGGTCCATGTGGAAATGAAGATAACTAATAAGAAAATTATCAAACATTTAGTTGCTTGATACAAGTCGAAAGTTGATTCCGCCAATTCAGGGCGCAGAGGATAATACTTTTCTGTGGGATGCAACGTTGATGGTCCAACAAATACCTACATTCTTTTACAGTTCATATTAGacagttttcttttcttttcttttttccttataAGAAATACTGCGGTAACCTCTCTGGTATTACTCCACACTTTTTCAATACATTGCAGCTGCAATATCGCCAACATGAACCTAAATCATAGTTTGTATCTCAGGATTAGAAGACTCTTTCTGAGGTTGAAGTCATTATAGACCAGTATGACAAGTTTTAGATTCCCTCCCTGTAAGCCACGCCAAAATGCCTGAAGGCTTGTAAGCTGCCAATACGTTGCTTTTCCTGTCCTCATATCAGCTTCATGGTAATATGCGTTACCACAAAAACTTTGCAGCCTACTCATCTCAATTTAATCTTACAGCTAGAATCCAAACTTTTAACACTTGGAAAGTACCAATAATGAATTGAATAAGGCATTCAAAAAGGCTAGGAAGAAATGTTGTACCATGGACCATGTCTGAAATATTTCTGCACAGCAGAATGAAACATCCTCCAGAACTCATTTCCAACAAGGATGTGGCCCTTAAATAGATAGTCATCCCCTAAACGAAGAAACACATAATCCAACATCAGAAACATCAAACTCTACGCACTAAAAATACATTTAAGGAATGGGCACGGCAACAGATTGCACAAGGAAATATTGGCCCTTGTACTATTTGGGAAACCCAGTAAACTACTAAATATACTTGTAATGCGGTGCATTAAAGTTCTCAAAGCCCCGATGAAACCTACCagctccaattccggaagaatACACAATCCATTCACCAGTTGATATATCCAGCGTTGTACCGAGTAAATTCAACGAACTGCACATGCCCCATAATTCACGAAGAGCACATAAAGCTGCCGATTCATATTTGGGGTCTCCAATCAATCGGGACAATGCTCCCATTCCCAGAATTAGAGAACCTGAATTCATACGAAAAATCATGAGATTCAGGAAAGTCAAATTTATTGATGTCCTCATCTGAATGCTGCAAAAGAAAGCCCCTCACCACACCCTGAAGTGCTCATTTCAGTAGTCTCATTCTCCATCACTCCATCCACAGAATTTAGCGTTGATGCGGAGTCATATATCCTTCTTACAAAGAAAACCACCAAACAATTTTGTATAGTTTTGAAACTTGAACTCTTGAAAAGATTATGCAAGATACAACCAAGTAAACGTAATTGTATAGACTCATTCGGTTGCGCTCCCATAATCGATAGTGGCTTTTAGGTCTTGACTCATTCGGTTGTACATTCTGGTTGAATTCCAGCCCATATACCTCGAAAAAGGATCAACTTGGAACATGATATTAAAGTCATGTTGAGATATAATATTTTGTTCAAAGGCCTGACCTATCCGGAAGAAGTACTTCAGTCTCTTCTGAGAACTCATGAGGAAAGGGTGTCTAATGAGTTTTTCAACATAGCTTTCGAACCTATGAAAACATATTTAGAAGGACAGAGAGCAATACATATGTTAGGTGTACTTATTGCATAAATGTTGTCTTGTTCCAGGTGACTAAGGAACGCATGGTTAATTACTCACTCTCTTGTttttgaatttgatatcaaggaTTGAGAAACATTTAAAGCACATTTATTTATTCTCTCCTCCATTGATATCAAATGTAACGGTGAGTGACCATGAAATCTTGGTACCAATAGAGAATGGGACTCATAGCCATTATATCAAAGCATTCTTACTCTATAGGTTTGTCGAAGAAATCCAGAAACAAGTTTAGGTCCCTCCATGTCTTTGGCAACCTTTCCCTTAGAAAGTCTCTGAATTGTATGAAGTCGTTCCTCATGCTTGCTTTAGACATGGTAGCATTCTGAGACTTGATATTTATAAGTTTTAATTCCCCGTCTTGAATGATATAACTGGAATGCATGTCCAAACCAGAGTGGGTTAGTTTCTGTTTGTGGGTGGACGCAATGCTCTTCAGGATTCTCCTGCAACATTTaaacaacaaaagaagaaaggtaATTACTTGATTGATGCAAATGTATTCAAAAGATAATTCAACAGAAGAAGAATAATTACTTGATTGATTTGAGCCACCACATTTATCAAATCCTTATCAAAAATGTTaagtgataaaaaaattaaaaaaattaaggggCACTTGTTCCTACTAAAGAAGCAGATGCAATAGAGGCATAGGTGGTTTAAGAACCAATCTGGAACCAGTTGTTTACCTTGTCGGCTCGGAACCAAAAGCATCAGTATAAGTCCCCCAGTTGCAGTTTATTCTATTGATATAAAGCTAGCTAGAGTATAGATGGAGGCAGCAGAAGCAGTGGTTGAAGCCCCCAAATGGGAACCTATCGAACGAGAATTATTAGTAGTGCTGCTCCCCAAATGGAGAAAGGGCATTAGAGCAATAGACGGAAtgagtcttagtttcaatattAATAATTCTCGTTTGATAGGTTCCCATTTGGGGGCTTCAACCACTGCTTCTGCTACCTCCATCTATACTCTAGCTGACTCTATATCAATAGAATAAACTGCAACTGGGGGACTTATACTAATGCTTTTGGTTCCAAGCCGACAAGGTAAACAACCGACTCCGGATTGGTTCTTAAACCACCTATGCCTCTATTGCCTCTGCTTCTTTAGTACGAACAAGTGccccttaatttttttatcacttAACATTTTTGATAAGGATTTGATAAATGTGGTGGCTCAAATCAATCAAGTAATTATTCTTCTTCTGTTGAATTATCTTCATATCTTTTGAATAAATTTGCATCAATCAAGTAATtacctttcttcttttgttgtttAAATATTGCAGGAGAATCCTGAAGAGCATTGCGTCCACCCACAAACAGAAACTAACCCACTCTGGTTTGGACAGGCATTCCAGTTATGTCATTCAAGACGGGGAATTAAAACTTATAAACATCAAGTCTCAGAATGCTATCATGTATGAAGCAAGCATGAGGAACGACTCCATACAATTCAGAGACTTTCTAAGGGAAAGGTTGCCAAAGACATGGAGGGACCTAAACTTGTTTCTGGATTTCTTCGACAAACCTATAGAGTAAGAATGCTTTGATATAATGGATATGAGTCTCATTCTCTATTGGTACCAAGATTTCATGGTTACTCACCGTTACATTTGATATCAATGGAGGAGAGAATAAATAAATGTGCTTTAAATGTTTCTCAAtccttgatatcaaattcaaaaACGAGAGAGTGGGTAATTAACCATGCGTTCCTTAGTCACCTGGAACAAGACAACATTTATGCAATAAGTACACCTGACATATGTATTGCTCTCTGTCCTTCTAAATAAGTTTTCTTGTTTTCACAGGTTCGAAAGCTATGTTGAAAAACTCATTAGACACCATTTCCTCATGAGTTCTCAGAAGAGACTGAAGTACTTCTTCCGGATAGGTCAGGCCTTTGaacaaaatattatatttaatatCATGTTTCAAGTAGCGGATCAATTCCAACGAGCCTTTCAAACTAGATCCTTTTTCGAGGTATATGGGCTGGAATTCAACCAGAATGTACAACCGAATGAGTCAAGACCTAAAAGCCACTATCGATTATGGGAAAAGTCGTTGGATAACTTACGAAGGTCATCTGTTAGTTTCGCTTGTTACGTTTTTGAGGAATGTCTATGTGCACCGTGCCAATTCTGGGAAATATGAGGTTCTTGACAAGGAGGTCAATAGATTATATCCTGGATTTTTAAGCAATTTGCACGAGTTATTGCCATCAAAGGAAGAACTGAATCAACCAACCGTCCAAATGTAAGCCGAAGGAGAAGCAGGGCAAGGTCCAAGCACGAGGTTATTACAGGGGTAGTTTTGGATGAGATAGGCATTCGCTAGAATAcgaggggttttttttttccctcaggCTAGAATTATAGAATAGGATAATGCTCGTTGCAGTATTAATTTATGTTTGGCAAAAATATTGTTCAATTTATTACaaatgcttttttttcttttaatctcaGTATTAATTTAAACTTACGCCAGTATTGATCACAGTATCAGTAAACATAATTCAAATCATAAGCGAGTAATGAGGGATTAAGATGCTACTGCACCTGTGATTCACTATGGGTCTGCATGTCCAGCAATATCATTGTCCCTTGAGTTTGCTTTCCTCATCACTAATGTTCTCATCGCGCTCCTCGTCTGGTGTTGTATTGGTAATGTGTTCCTTCTTTGCATGTCGCTCACAGTACTCTGGCGTCCACATACCACAATGAAAAAATGTAAACAGAATACTTTACATGGCAAAAAAATCACGCGATAATAAAGAAGAATTTCCCGCTAGTTTATGCTCTGTGAGCAACCAAGGAAGAATAGCTTCTAACTTCTAAAAATACTCCCTGTATAACATCTTTGAAGCAGAAGGGACTAGCTCTGAAAATTCAGTGGAACCTTGTAAGCAAGTATTAGGCCAAAAGCATTGAATAAGGCACCGGAGATAGACTAGTAATTAGTGTCATGGTCTGTGGACGGACCATCTTGCAGAAGTCACACTCACAGCTATGAGACGATATTGGAATCCCAACTCTAGACGCGGTCAAAGGAACCAAGAAAAAGTAGGGATAGTATGGAACCATCTAATTACAATCAAGGGCTCTTTCACACACATGCTCATGTTTGGAAGGTCCACCCTCTAATATACTTATGTTATTCGCAGGAGAGTTTGTGGTGAAGGTTCAAAAATTTAggcattgtttttttattagtttgagCATATTTAGTGAAAGAAGGGTATATTAATTGCAGATGAAGTTATACCTTTGACCTTCTGATCATAGAGTTTTCAGTCCTTCATCATCAATGATGCTGCATCACCGTTGAGCGGACCTGAAAGATTTGGATAAAGCAACAGTTGTGGAAGGAAAACTTCAAAAACTTTTAAAAGGTCTGCATCAAGAAAATCCATCACCATATATGTGAGAAATCCAAGAAgaccaaatgaagaagaaaaaaacaaacaagaagtGAAACAGAATGGAACCGCAATACATCACCGACTCGTAAAAGGGTATAATGACACAAAACCAACATTTCAGCGGTATATTGAAAAAAGAGAGTCAGAATTTTACTAAAATGGGATGATAATTACCAAACATTGGACTCCATGATTGGTTAATTACATCTTAAGCAGACAGAAGCAGATGTGCAATTacgaaagaaaaataaaacagtCGGTACATACAAGATTAACAACAATAAACAATTACTCAAGTCCTGTTGCTTACTAATGAAATTAATTAGAAACCATGCTTTCAAAACAACAGACTTACAAAAAGGATTTGATAATCAACCGCAGGATAATAGCATTCTTAATTTCTAAATAAACTTGATACTTCCGCCCTGTTTGACCCAAATTTGCCGGCGTGCCACTAGAAGCAGGGGCGTCAGACATTACTTTCTTTTGAACCATGGAATTCCACATTGAATTCATTTAGCCCATCGTTTATTGTCTCCACGTTATAGTCACTCAGCAGCCTGAAAGTCAttgagaaaagaaaggagaacaAAAGCATTAGAAATAGTGTTCCAAAGCTTTATATCATACCAGAGATGAAGTTAGCAACCTGATTTTACAGCTACCAAAAATCAGAGAGACAATCTTGAAATATCACAATCATGGGAAATCTTAAACTCCACAACAggaattaaactttaaaattggGTCATCACAATATGATCAAACAAATGCAATTCCACCGTTTTCTGCACAGAATAATAAAGATAAAAACTTTGAGCAATAATGGGattccaaaagttcttctttcCAAATTATTAGACATACCCAGTGAGGCATTATAGCATTTCACCAAAAACTttcattgaaaaattgaaagatttTGTGAATTAATGTCATAAGTGCTTGTGAAGTCTAACAATCAAAAGCAAGCTGAAATCCTTTGAAGATCTAAGACCTACCCAGAAAACCATAtacaaatgaaaattaaaaaaaaaatatatatatatatatatatagagagagagagagagagagagagagagagagagagagagagaatgagaactGGGTATCTTAACAAGATCTACTTAATTGAAGATTTTCCCGAGATCCAAACAGAAAATTGAGAAAATTTGgaaatggagaagaaaatgcCGGGGGAGCGAATGTCGACATATTCAGAGTTCAGAGCCACGTATTCATGGttgtaaagataaatttggtcgataattattttttttagtggtGATTCATTTCTGTTCATTTTGttcttctagtttttttttaagaaaactaatgaaaatggtttgaaaattttgagttttaatgataaggacaaaataaagggtaaagtaaatagtattaggtttaactttttagtgtaaaaatatgatttttcgttaaaatg of Malus sylvestris chromosome 6, drMalSylv7.2, whole genome shotgun sequence contains these proteins:
- the LOC126626249 gene encoding alpha-mannosidase I MNS5-like, which translates into the protein MENETTEMSTSGCGSLILGMGALSRLIGDPKYESAALCALRELWGMCSSLNLLGTTLDISTGEWIVYSSGIGAGDDYLFKGHILVGNEFWRMFHSAVQKYFRHGPWKSNVLAAYKPSGILDHQRCIPQKSIILCALNWRNQLSTCIKQLNV